In Blautia wexlerae DSM 19850, a single window of DNA contains:
- a CDS encoding FAD:protein FMN transferase translates to MTNRHSFVLGLFITASLLCTSRTVWGNSEINTYTKTDFAMDTVVSETLYTTGEDITADVISALKDVEENWISWTKESSQIYQINQNAGNTTTVSDETATCLKQVLDLSKASGGAMDPTMGRVIRLWDIDGEDPHIPSDDELNSMLENVGYDKVTLDGNKVTMPEGVTLDLGAAGKGIGCDAAKKVLDADKNVSGMILNLGGSSVMSYGSKPDGSAWQVAVTDPRDTEGDYLGVVTLNGTEFLSTSGDYEKYFIEDGVRYHHILDPATGYPARSGLTSVTVVCDDGLNADGLSTACFVLGKEKAEELLKKYNADGLFVDDSDHVWMTEGMKERFQLLKDTYSIGE, encoded by the coding sequence ATGACAAACAGACACTCTTTTGTACTGGGACTTTTTATTACAGCCTCCCTTTTATGCACATCCCGGACTGTATGGGGAAACTCTGAAATAAACACATACACCAAAACAGATTTTGCTATGGACACTGTAGTATCAGAGACTCTTTACACAACAGGTGAAGATATCACAGCAGACGTAATTTCTGCATTAAAAGATGTAGAAGAGAACTGGATCTCCTGGACAAAAGAAAGTTCTCAGATATACCAGATCAATCAAAATGCCGGGAATACAACAACGGTATCTGATGAAACTGCCACCTGTTTAAAACAGGTACTGGATTTGTCGAAAGCTTCTGGCGGAGCCATGGATCCTACTATGGGAAGAGTGATCCGCCTGTGGGACATTGACGGAGAGGACCCGCACATTCCTTCAGATGATGAATTAAATTCCATGCTTGAAAATGTAGGATATGACAAGGTGACTCTGGATGGAAATAAAGTTACCATGCCGGAGGGAGTAACTCTTGATCTGGGGGCTGCAGGTAAGGGAATTGGCTGTGATGCAGCAAAGAAAGTTCTTGATGCAGATAAAAATGTATCAGGCATGATCCTGAATCTGGGCGGCAGCAGTGTTATGAGCTATGGAAGCAAACCCGACGGCTCTGCCTGGCAGGTAGCTGTCACTGATCCGCGGGATACAGAAGGTGATTACCTGGGAGTAGTTACTCTGAATGGTACTGAATTTTTATCTACTTCCGGAGATTACGAAAAATACTTTATAGAAGATGGTGTTCGATATCATCATATACTGGATCCTGCTACAGGATATCCTGCAAGAAGCGGTCTCACATCTGTGACGGTTGTGTGTGATGACGGCCTGAACGCAGACGGACTTTCCACTGCATGCTTTGTACTGGGAAAAGAAAAGGCAGAAGAACTTTTGAAGAAATACAATGCAGACGGTCTGTTCGTAGATGATTCTGATCATGTCTGGATGACGGAAGGCATGAAAGAAAGATTTCAATTACTGAAAGATACTTATTCCATCGGTGAATAG
- a CDS encoding penicillin-binding Tp47 domain C-containing protein — translation MRKGNLIKMAAPAILSAAMMVSGLPVMAADFTSDTAVEIEAQTDEFDAADDTADAFAGDEETPFVDDQAAAEDEFAATAETGYKYVYAGLTWAQYWASEGVYNAANTASNGTKDSHDELDKGGFDTVTRATVNHGLHRGSYQCEAIMYDKNGGSYEISYWTSANDAVLTDGTTVKLNQPERGQITKADGSVVEFDHYNVVGLKYIPVAVKAEDYEAFKSQFKVVEDGSTVAGGFGENNLQSYSAVADVTAETNGLKEAVKGSDGTFTFKARTNGTGSGLKDQALQTASNVTATVKEASGSYGEFLRVDITGDGYGALGAKMYAVKWDYYGNGDKVLASYGTKFAADNWMHKAMGIQLGLTDSYRCQLPKGTDGTGKWKIAVYAMGYADTVFEVNATDANIVKPEAGEADTTVLKAAVEKAEALKEADYTADSWKAMQLELQEAKDLLAKEKPTQAEVDEATTHLNAAVEALVKADTKVTVTLNKKTATVYKGKTTTLKATVTGADAPKVTFTSSNPKVAAVNKTTGKVTAKAKGTAVITAKCGDVKVTCKVTVKNPTLTLSKTSVSVKVGKTTKITAKAAPSGKVTYKSGNKKIATVSSNGTIKGIKKGTAKITVTCNGVTKTVKVTVK, via the coding sequence ATGCGCAAGGGAAATTTAATCAAAATGGCAGCTCCTGCAATTTTAAGTGCAGCAATGATGGTTTCAGGATTACCGGTTATGGCTGCGGATTTTACATCTGATACTGCTGTGGAGATTGAGGCACAGACAGATGAGTTTGATGCAGCAGATGACACCGCTGATGCTTTTGCAGGCGATGAGGAAACACCTTTTGTTGACGATCAGGCAGCAGCAGAAGATGAATTCGCTGCAACAGCAGAAACAGGCTACAAATATGTCTATGCAGGTCTGACATGGGCACAGTACTGGGCATCTGAGGGAGTTTATAATGCTGCAAACACAGCTTCCAATGGAACAAAAGACAGCCATGATGAACTTGACAAAGGCGGTTTCGACACAGTAACCAGAGCTACTGTAAACCATGGCCTGCACAGAGGAAGCTACCAGTGTGAAGCAATCATGTATGACAAAAACGGCGGTTCTTATGAGATTTCCTACTGGACCTCAGCTAATGATGCAGTTCTTACAGACGGAACAACTGTAAAGCTGAATCAGCCTGAAAGAGGACAGATTACAAAAGCTGATGGAAGTGTTGTAGAATTCGACCATTATAACGTAGTAGGCCTGAAATATATACCTGTCGCAGTAAAAGCAGAAGATTATGAAGCCTTCAAATCCCAGTTCAAGGTTGTGGAAGACGGAAGCACAGTTGCCGGAGGATTTGGAGAAAACAATTTGCAGTCCTATAGTGCAGTTGCGGATGTTACCGCTGAAACAAACGGCTTAAAAGAAGCTGTAAAAGGTTCCGATGGAACATTCACATTCAAGGCCAGAACAAACGGTACAGGTTCCGGACTTAAAGATCAGGCACTCCAGACAGCATCCAATGTTACCGCAACAGTAAAAGAAGCAAGTGGAAGTTACGGCGAATTCTTAAGAGTAGATATTACAGGTGACGGATATGGAGCTCTTGGTGCTAAAATGTATGCTGTAAAATGGGATTACTACGGAAATGGTGATAAAGTTCTGGCATCTTACGGAACAAAATTTGCAGCAGATAATTGGATGCACAAGGCAATGGGAATCCAGCTTGGTCTGACAGATTCCTACCGCTGCCAGCTTCCAAAAGGAACAGATGGAACCGGCAAATGGAAAATCGCCGTATATGCAATGGGATATGCAGATACTGTATTTGAAGTTAATGCAACAGATGCAAACATCGTAAAACCGGAAGCAGGAGAAGCAGATACAACAGTATTAAAAGCAGCAGTAGAAAAAGCAGAAGCCTTAAAAGAAGCAGATTACACAGCAGATTCCTGGAAGGCAATGCAGTTAGAGCTTCAGGAAGCAAAGGATCTTCTTGCAAAAGAAAAGCCAACTCAGGCAGAGGTTGATGAAGCTACAACTCATCTGAACGCAGCAGTAGAGGCTCTTGTTAAAGCAGATACGAAGGTAACAGTAACTCTCAACAAGAAAACAGCCACTGTTTACAAAGGAAAAACAACTACACTGAAGGCAACTGTAACAGGAGCAGATGCACCAAAAGTTACATTTACTTCCAGCAACCCAAAAGTTGCAGCCGTAAACAAAACAACCGGTAAGGTTACTGCAAAGGCAAAAGGTACCGCAGTCATCACAGCTAAATGCGGAGATGTAAAGGTAACCTGCAAAGTAACAGTTAAAAATCCAACTCTTACACTGAGCAAAACATCTGTATCTGTAAAAGTCGGCAAAACAACTAAGATTACAGCAAAAGCAGCTCCATCAGGAAAAGTTACATACAAATCCGGCAACAAGAAAATTGCTACAGTATCATCCAATGGTACAATTAAGGGTATTAAAAAGGGTACTGCCAAAATCACAGTAACATGCAATGGTGTAACCAAAACAGTTAAAGTAACTGTAAAATAA
- a CDS encoding FMN-binding protein produces MDKNNEQKNNKTPEMKPKQDSFRPWLKLIPAAAVFAAVCVTCYQADKSPVETTSVSDNNVMSTDEIKELISQGTAGKDFDSEDSSETNGTSISKTSKKTKKTSKIKTGTKKNSSTGSSANGGTAGGGAGSTVTPTTEVPAGGYADGTYTGSGTGFGGTITVQVTVTDHKIAAINIVDASNETASYFANAQGVISKILASQSPNVDAVSGATYSSNGIITAVQNALSQAIPSGNQAVVTPTPTPSPKPTKKPSPIPKPGDEQIYKDGTYTGTGKGYSGTITLTAKIKKGMIKSLEAEHTDTPMFFKKAWDILENEIIQNQSVDGIDTVSGATYSSKGIINAMKDILKQAEKGTTKVTPTPTPEVTVTPTPEATPTPTPEETPTPEVTPTPEETPAPTPTPEETPEPTPEPTGPYIDGTYTGSSYGYSGRVNVTVTIQGGQIASIEQSNSDSPEYFDYAWETIYPQIMGNQSADGIDAASGATYSSEGILGAIQKALAQALA; encoded by the coding sequence ATGGACAAAAATAATGAGCAGAAAAATAATAAGACTCCGGAAATGAAACCCAAACAGGACAGTTTCCGTCCATGGTTAAAGCTTATTCCTGCGGCAGCAGTTTTTGCAGCAGTCTGTGTAACCTGTTATCAGGCAGATAAAAGTCCTGTGGAGACTACATCAGTTTCCGATAATAATGTTATGTCTACTGATGAGATTAAAGAATTGATTTCACAAGGAACTGCAGGTAAGGATTTTGATTCAGAAGACTCTTCTGAAACCAATGGAACCTCAATTTCAAAAACATCAAAAAAGACAAAAAAAACAAGTAAGATTAAAACAGGAACAAAGAAAAATTCATCTACAGGTTCCTCTGCAAATGGAGGTACAGCAGGGGGTGGTGCAGGAAGCACAGTCACACCAACTACAGAAGTTCCTGCCGGTGGATATGCAGACGGTACCTATACAGGCTCCGGAACCGGTTTCGGAGGAACGATCACTGTTCAGGTAACTGTCACTGACCATAAAATTGCAGCTATCAATATTGTAGATGCATCAAATGAAACAGCCTCTTATTTTGCAAATGCACAGGGTGTGATCAGCAAAATTCTTGCAAGCCAGTCTCCTAACGTAGATGCAGTCAGTGGTGCCACTTATTCTTCAAACGGAATTATTACTGCGGTTCAGAATGCATTGTCACAGGCAATTCCATCAGGAAATCAGGCAGTTGTTACGCCAACTCCCACTCCATCACCGAAACCGACAAAGAAACCTTCTCCAATACCGAAGCCGGGAGACGAACAGATTTACAAAGACGGAACCTATACAGGAACCGGTAAAGGATACAGTGGGACAATTACGTTGACAGCTAAGATAAAAAAAGGTATGATCAAGTCTCTGGAAGCAGAGCATACAGATACGCCTATGTTCTTTAAGAAAGCATGGGATATCCTGGAAAATGAGATCATTCAGAATCAGTCTGTCGATGGCATTGATACTGTCAGTGGTGCGACCTACTCTTCAAAGGGTATCATAAACGCAATGAAAGATATTCTGAAACAGGCAGAAAAAGGCACCACAAAAGTGACACCAACTCCAACACCAGAAGTAACAGTTACGCCAACTCCTGAAGCAACCCCAACCCCGACACCGGAAGAAACTCCGACTCCAGAAGTTACTCCAACACCAGAGGAAACACCAGCTCCCACACCAACACCGGAAGAGACTCCGGAGCCTACGCCGGAACCTACAGGACCATATATTGACGGAACTTATACAGGCTCAAGCTACGGATACAGTGGAAGAGTAAATGTGACCGTAACGATTCAGGGCGGTCAGATTGCATCTATTGAACAGAGTAACAGTGATTCACCTGAGTACTTTGATTATGCATGGGAAACTATTTATCCTCAGATTATGGGAAATCAGTCAGCAGACGGAATTGATGCTGCAAGCGGTGCCACTTATTCCTCAGAAGGAATCCTTGGAGCAATTCAGAAAGCACTTGCCCAGGCATTGGCATAA